Proteins from a single region of Psilocybe cubensis strain MGC-MH-2018 chromosome 3, whole genome shotgun sequence:
- a CDS encoding 54S ribosomal protein L27, mitochondrial, with translation MSFLTRCIDLAKRSPFTFLGAVRTATKRAGGTVHNHGGSPGKRLGVKKFSDQFVLPGNIIVRQRGTLFHPGQHVKMGRDHTIYATVPGFVRFYKEKHMRGERKYVGVVLERGDKLPRDEATRGRSRFCGMVDRNSPEFSLSTS, from the exons ATGTCCTTTCTAACTCGTTGTATAGACTTGGCCAAACGGTCGCCCTTCACTTTTCTAG GGGCCGTTCGTACTGCTACAAAGCGCGCTGGCGGCACAGTCCACAATCATGGTGGTTCCCCTGGCAAACGCCTAGGTGTCAAAAAATTCTCTG accaatttgttcttcctGGCAATATCATTGTGAGACAGCGCGGCACATTGTTCCATCCTGGCCAACAT GTAAAAATGGGACGTGATCACACAATATATGCCACAGTGCCGGGCTTTGTTCGTTTCTACAAGGAAAAGCATATGAGAGGGGAGCGCAAATATGTTGGCGTTGTGCTCGAACGCGGAGATAAACTTCCACGCGACGAGGCCACCCGCGGGCGCAGTCGTTTCTGCGGCATGGTAGATCGAAACAGCCCCGAGTTCTCGCTTTCTACCAGCTAG
- a CDS encoding Type-1 glutamine synthetase 2, whose amino-acid sequence MSPTQIALKSFDELKEALNGEPKIKVADYVNSGWDIHDAVYSKELLISNKANGYRDITAIIDLSSFRRIPWERNVPFFLVSFLDPDTKAPLPVDPRGVLKLTTDQADSMGYQCYSGVETQLNNDYFHDLFDESLKFDVQIEGHHTETGPGVLETALAYTSALRMADNAILFKYIAKSVGMKHGIIPSFMAKPWGGLPGCSGHVHVSLRNKKGRNIFAVTDEELKSGRPNATNEDTKFISQEAEWFLAGILDGIADVMPAVVPTINGYKRLVGGEAFWAPNAVTYGYDSRAASIRIISPPSCPPAGTRMEVRIPGADMNPYFALSAIFRLGLRGINKKLALPGPPITHFSPEDRSNGKIKMLPTSLESATARMMRPDSIAREPEVFGNDFVDHYGGTREHEVKLWNEAVTNWEVERYLELA is encoded by the exons ATGTCTCCTACACAAATCGCACTAAAATCATTTGATGAACTGAAGGAGGCTCTCAATGGGGAACCCAAGATCAAAGTTGCTG ACTATGTTAATAGTGGATGGGACATCCATGATGCTGTGTATTCGAAAGAACTCTTGATTTCGAACAAGGCCAATGGATATCGAGATATCACTGCAATCATAGACCTCTCCTCATTCCGTCGCATACCCTGGGAACGAAATGTTCCTTTTTTCCTTGTTTCTTTTCTGGATCCAGACACCAAAGCGCCGCTCCCGGTAGACCCGCGCGGTGTGCTCAAGTTGACCACAGATCAAGCCGACAGCATGGGCTATCAGTGCTACTCAGGTGTCGA GACTCAACTCAACAATGACTACTTCCACGACTTGTTCGACGAAAGCCTCAAATTTGATGTTCAGATCGAAGGACACC ATACCGAAACTGGTCCAGGAGTTCTAGAGACCGCACTTGCTTATACCTCAGCTTTGAGAATGGCTGACAATGCCATTCTATTCAAATATATTGCCAAAAGTGTCGGTATGAAGCATGGTATAATACCCAGCTTTATGGCCAAGCCATGGGGTGGA CTTCCTGGTTGTAGCGG ACATGTCCATGTATCGCTCAGAAACAAAAAAGGCCGAAACATCTTTGCTGTCACGGACGAGGAATTGAAAAGTGGGAGGCCCAATGCCACTAATGAAGATACGAAGTTTATCAGTCAGGAAGCGGAATGGTTCCTTGCTGGAATACTTGATGGAATTGCTGACG TCATGCCTGCG GTCGTGCCTACTATCAACGGTTACAAACGCCTCGTCGGCGGAGAGGCCTTCTGGGCGCCTAATGCTGTGACATATGGCTACGATTCTCGAGCAGCTTCGATCAGGATCATCTCGCCGCCATCTTGTCCACCTGCAGGGACACGGATGGAAGTGCGTATCCCAGGGGCAGACATGAACCCTTACTTTGCTCTAAGCGCCATATTCAGACTTGGCTTGCGAGGCATCAATAAAAAGCTCGCACTCCCTGGCCCACCCATCACTCATTTTAGCCCGGAAGATAGAAGCAATGGAAAG ATCAAGATGCTACCCACATCGTTGGAGTCTGCCACTGCCCGCATGATGCGTCCTGATAGCATCGCACGTGAACCTGAAGTGTTTGGAAACGACTTTGTTGATCATTATGGCGGTACTCGAGAGCATGAAGTCAAGCTTTGGAACGAGGCTGTGACTAATTGGGAAG TTGAACGATACCTTGAACTTGCTTGA
- a CDS encoding NAD-capped RNA hydrolase — MPETHVNMYGGSPLNRLSWLRTSHSFLNAVITVPSTKWLLFKAGEPLVASSGSSKPYPIYLSTADVKSFLGPEPYFGQAEKPGELVIEKDGDEHSRHSPTEAARHLGPPVVFLGVHEPQTEDSTSALPSSEFKDPQEAIKRLEGTPYFAFDIADLEYPPENLQEILDATSIAAEGKSLSWSEPRALMSVMDPITAAIFASARSLVDWNQRNKFCAGCGSPTYSMWGGWKISCTSLLPWTDNGNKKPCPTTKGLHNFTHPRTDAVVIMIAIDETGEKVLLGRGRRFPGKFYSALAGFIEPGESFEDAVAREMWEEAGVRVWNVKYHSGQPWPYPANLMVGFYARADSTKPIRTDLDNELVDARWFSREEVRAVLNHNTGTTFRKADYKKMAEIVDGRPNTEQKLAAEPAAVALTPSEVSTPAVEQTQEAIVTEEPPFRLPPLTAIAGVLIRDWVDGKIGFPPEAPIQRGNL, encoded by the exons ATGCCTGAAAC GCATGTGAATATGTATGGTGGTTCACCGCTAAATCGATTGTCATGGCTTCGTACATCGCACTCGTTTCTCAACGCCGTTATTACTGTTCCCTCCACCAAGTGGCTTTTATTCAAGGCAGGGGAACCTCTTGTAGCGTCCAGTGGATCTAGCAAGCCGTACCCGATATACCTCAGTACTGCCGATGTCAAGTCATTTCTTGGACCGGAACCATATTTCGGTCAGGCTGAAAAGCCAGGAGAGCTGGTTATTGAGAAAGACGGTGACGAACACTCTCGACACTCACCTACAGAGGCGGCCCGACATCTCGGTCCTCCGGTCGTATTCCTTGGCGTACATGAGCCTCAGACTGAAGACAGCACGTCAGCACTCCCTTCTTCTGAATTCAAAGACCCTCAAGAAGCCATAAAGAGACTTGAAGGCACACCCTACTTTGCTTTCGACATTGCCGATTTAGAGTACCCTCCCGAAAATTTGCAAGAAATATTGGATGCAACCTCTATAGCAGCTGAGGGGAAGTCGCTGAGTTGGTCAGAGCCCAGGGCTCTTATGTCTGTCATGGATCCTATAACTGCTGCAATCTTTGCCTCCGCCAGAAGTCTTGTTGATTGGAATCAACGGAACAAG TTTTGTGCAGGTTGTGGCTCGCCTACATATTCAATGTGGGGTGGATGGAAAATATCTTGTACATCGCTTCTTCCATGGACGGATAATGGCAATAAAAAGCCTTGCCCTACAAC CAAAGGATTGCATAATTTTACACATCCTAGAACTGACGCAGTAGTCATCATGATCGCTATAGATGAGACCGGAGAGAAGGTATTGCTCGGCAGAGGG AGAAGATTCCCCGGAAAGTTTTATTCTGCTCTTGCTGGTTTTATAGAGCCTGGAGAGTCTTTTGAAGATGCTGTAGCGCGAGAGATGTGGGAGGAAGCCGGCGTCCGAGTCTGGAATGTGAAGTATCATTCAGGCCAGCCTTGG CCTTATCCTGCAAACTTGATGGTTGGATTCTATGCTCGTGCGGATTCCACCAAACCGATCAGGACTGACCTGGACAATGAGCTTGTTG ATGCTCGATGGTTTAGCCGGGAGGAAGTTCGTGCGGTTTTAAATCATAATACAGGTACTACATTTAGAAAAGCAGACTACAAGAAGATGGCAGAGATTGTTGATGGACGTCCTAACACGGAGCAAAAACTCGCAGCCGAACCAGCTGCAGTAGCGTTGACTCCGTCTGAAGTCTCGACACCTGCAGTCGAGCAAACACAGGAGGCTATTGTTACCGAAGAGCCACCCTTCCGTCTACCACCTCTGACTGCAATCGCAGGTGTTTTGATTCGGGATTGGGTCGATGGGAAGATCGGATTTCCACCAGAGGCACCTATACAAAGGGGAAATCTATAG